A genomic window from Diorhabda sublineata isolate icDioSubl1.1 chromosome 8, icDioSubl1.1, whole genome shotgun sequence includes:
- the LOC130447572 gene encoding zinc finger protein OZF-like isoform X2 — translation MEQQVIKEEIEINDDFICNMNVKQELSDEMPSTDFQNVDKISMHPVKQEISDDLNTVLVFDKSMIVAKTEEYTDLVDKPKIPKKMVHFRIKPDRKDMEQTVIKDEIEIHDDFIWNMNVKQEISDDLVFEEYMIAAKPGECTNLVDKPKIPKKLVHFRIKPDKKHLIQNTISGVIICELCGKLYTKQTEFLWHFSTRHCMKQKFYQKNNFCERSSTTNTAVNRNLDKIVKNEIVQPYLKMQEDVKFADNFNLSLNEFQTLEKIDINVDMSARNGQKPFKCEICLKTFSQKSNLNRHSLRHTEVEPFKCEICLKTFSQKYYMKIHLRIHTGEKKFKCEICLKTFSHKVSLNSHRCNHTGEKPFKCDICSKTLSQKYSMKRHLLLHTGEKPFKCDVCSKSFSEKYDYIIHYRNHNREKPYKCESALGTHLHSHAREKPFKCEICLKTFSHKYSMKIHLLSHSNEKPFKCNICMKTFSQKYHFNIHLQSHLGEKPFKCDICLKTFSQNSSLNVHLCGHTGEKPFKCDICSKTFTQKYSLKRHLLLHTG, via the exons ATGGAGCAACAAGTAATTAAGGAAGAAATCGAGATTAACgatgattttatttgtaatatgaaTGTTAAACAAGAATTGAGTGATGAAATGCCTAGTACTGATTTTCAAAATGTAGATAAAATTAGTATGCATCCTGTTAAACAAGAAATAAGTGACGATCTAAACACAGTTCTGGTATTTGATAAATCTATGATCGTCGCAAAAACAGAAGAATATACTGATTTGGTTGATAAACctaaaattccaaagaaaatGGTACATTTTAGAATAAAACCAG ACCGAAAGGATATGGAGCAGACAGTGATTAAGGATGAAATCGAGATTCACGAtgattttatttggaatatgAATGTTAAACAAGAAATAAGTGACGATCTAGTATTTGAAGAATATATGATTGCCGCAAAACCAGGAGAATGTACTAATTTGGTTGATAAACCGAAAATTCCAAAGAAATTGGTACATTTTAGAATAAAACCAG ATAAAAAACATCTGATTCAGAATACAATTAGTGGGGTTATAATCTGTGAGTTGTGTGGAAAATTATATACGAAACAAACCGAATTCCTTTGGCACTTTTCTACAAGACATTGTATGAAACAGaagttttaccaaaaaaataacttttgtgaAAGAAGTTCAACAACAAACACTGCTGTTAACAGAAATCTTGACAAGattgttaaaaatgaaatagttcAGCCTTATTTGAAAATGCAAGAAGATGTTAAATTTGccgataattttaatttaagtttaaatGAATTCCAGacattggaaaaaattgatattaatgtAGATATGTCTGCTCGCAATGGACAAAAGcctttcaaatgtgaaatttgtttaaaaacattttcgCAGAAAAGTAATTTGAATAGACATTCTCTTAGACATACAGAAGTAGAGCCATTCAAGtgtgaaatttgtttaaaaacgttttcaCAGAAgtattatatgaaaatacattTGCGTATACATACAGGGgaaaagaaatttaaatgtgagatttgtttgaaaactttttcacataaagTTAGTTTAAATTCACACAGGTGTAATCATACAGgtgaaaaaccattcaaatgtgacatttgctcAAAAACCCTTTCACAGAAATACAGCATGAAAAGACACTTGTTGcttcatacaggagaaaagccatttaaatgtgatgtttgttcaaaatctttttcggaaaaatatgattatattaTACATTATCGTAATCATAATAGAGAAAAGCCATACAAATGTGAAAGTGCTTTGGGGACCCATTTGCACAGTCATGCaagagaaaagccattcaagtgtgaaatttgtttgaaaactttttcacataaatataGTATGAAAATACATTTGTTGAGTCACTCAAATGAAAAGCCATTTAAGTGTAACATTTgtatgaaaactttttcacaaaaatatcatttcaatattcatttgCAGAGCCACTTAGGAGAAAAGCcgttcaaatgtgacatttgtctaaaaactttttcacaaaatagTTCTTTGAATGTACATTTATGTGGTCATACAGgtgaaaaaccattcaaatgtgacatttgctcAAAAACCTTTACACAAAAATACAGTTTGAAAAGACATTTGCTTCTTCATACAGGataa
- the LOC130447572 gene encoding uncharacterized protein LOC130447572 isoform X3, whose translation MEQQVIKEEIEINDDFICNMNVKQELSDEMPSTDFQNVDKISMHPVKQEISDDLNTVLVFDKSMIVAKTEEYTDLVDKPKIPKKMVHFRIKPDRKDMEQTVIKDEIEIHDDFIWNMNVKQEISDDLVFEEYMIAAKPGECTNLVDKPKIPKKLVHFRIKPGRLLWYSSIF comes from the exons ATGGAGCAACAAGTAATTAAGGAAGAAATCGAGATTAACgatgattttatttgtaatatgaaTGTTAAACAAGAATTGAGTGATGAAATGCCTAGTACTGATTTTCAAAATGTAGATAAAATTAGTATGCATCCTGTTAAACAAGAAATAAGTGACGATCTAAACACAGTTCTGGTATTTGATAAATCTATGATCGTCGCAAAAACAGAAGAATATACTGATTTGGTTGATAAACctaaaattccaaagaaaatGGTACATTTTAGAATAAAACCAG ACCGAAAGGATATGGAGCAGACAGTGATTAAGGATGAAATCGAGATTCACGAtgattttatttggaatatgAATGTTAAACAAGAAATAAGTGACGATCTAGTATTTGAAGAATATATGATTGCCGCAAAACCAGGAGAATGTACTAATTTGGTTGATAAACCGAAAATTCCAAAGAAATTGGTACATTTTAGAATAAAACCAG GACGATTATTGTGGTATTCGAGTATTTTTTAG
- the LOC130447572 gene encoding zinc finger protein 845-like isoform X1: MEQQVIKDEIEIHDDFIWNMNVKQELSNEMANAASQNVNKISVHSVKQEISDDLVFEESMIPAKTGECTNLVDKPKIPKKLVYFRIKPDGKHLILSTIGGIIICELCGKLYTKKTEFLCHFSKRHCMKQKFYQKNNCCERRSTTDTAVNRNLDKIVKNEIVQPYLKEEGDIKFADNLKLSLNECQTLEKIDINWDLCVRNGRKPFKCEICLKTFSQKYNMKIHSRIHTGEKKFKCEICLKTFSHKVSLNSHMYIHTGEKPFKCDICSKTFSQKSSMNRHLFLHTGEKPFKCDVCSKSFSEKYHFTLHYRNHTREKPYKIKSALTHLHSRTRENLYKCDICLKTFLHKYSLKRHLIGHSGEKPFKCDVCMKSFSQKHHFNIHLQSHLGEKPFKCDICPKIITQKYSLKRHLLLHTGEKPSKCESPLRTPLHSFRREKPFKCDICSKTFSHKYSMKRHLISHSEEKPFKCNICMKTFSQKFYFNIHLRRHSEERTFKCNMCSKTFSQKSCLNVHVCGYTGEKPYKCESALKKHLHRHAREKPFKCDICLKTFSHKYSMKRHLLSHSEEKPFKCDICMKTFSQKFHFNIHVRSHLRERPFKCEICSKTFSQKSCLNVHLRSHTGDNPFKCDICLKAFPQKIQLKTHLHNHKGEKPFKCDICSKTFSLRYNLNTHLRSHTSEKP, translated from the exons ATGGAGCAACAAGTAATTAAGGACGAAATCGAGATTCACGAtgattttatttggaatatgAATGTTAAACAAGAATTGAGTAATGAAATGGCTAATGCTGCTTctcaaaatgtaaataaaattagtgTGCATTCTGTTAAACAAGAAATAAGTGACGATCTAGTATTTGAAGAATCTATGATTCCCGCAAAAACAGGAGAATGTACTAATTTGGTTGATAAACctaaaattccaaagaaattggtatattttagaataaaaccAG ATGGAAAACATCTGATTCTGAGTACAATTGGTGGGATTATAATCTGTGAGTTGTGTGGAAaattatataccaaaaaaaccGAATTTCTTTGTCATTTTTCTAAAAGACATTGTATGAAACAGaagttttaccaaaaaaataactgtTGTGAAAGAAGATCAACAACAGACACTGCTGTTAACAGAAATCTTGACAAGattgttaaaaatgaaatagttcAGCCTTATTTGAAAGAGGAAGGCGATATTAAATTTGCTGATAATCTAAAGTTAAGTTTAAATGAATGCCAGacattggaaaaaattgatattaattggGATTTGTGTGTTCGCAATGGAagaaagccattcaaatgtgaaatttgtttaaaaacattttcgcagaagtataatatgaaaatacattCGCGTATACATACAGGGGAAAAGAAGTTTAAATGTgagatttgtttaaaaactttttcacataaagTTAGTTTAAATTCCCACATGTATATTCACACAGgtgaaaaaccattcaaatgtgacatttgttcaaaaactttttcacaaaaatccagtaTGAATAGACATTTGTTTCtccatacaggagaaaagccattcaaatgcgatgtttgttcaaaatctttttcagaaaaatatcattttactCTACATTATCGTAATCATACTAGAGAAAAACCATACAAAATTAAAAGTGCTTTGACTCATTTGCACAGTCGCACAAGAGAAAATCTAtataaatgtgacatttgtttgaaaacttttttacataaatatagtttgaaaagACATTTGATTGGTCATTCAGGGGAAAAGCCTTTTAAATGTGATGTttgtatgaaaagtttttcacaaaaacatcATTTCAATATACATTTGCAGAGCCACTTAGGAGAAAAGCCGtttaaatgtgacatttgtcCGAAAATAATTACACAAAAATACAGTTTGAAAAGACATTTGCTCCttcatacaggagaaaaaccatCTAAATGTGAAAGTCCTTTGAGGACCCCTTTGCACAGTTTTAGAAGAGAAAAGCCTTTTAAATGTGACATCTGTTCGAAAACTTTTTCGCATAAATATAGTATGAAAAGACATTTGATAAGTCACTCAGAAGAAAAGCCATTCAAGTGTAACATTTgtatgaaaactttttcacaaaaattttattttaatatacatttGCGCAGGCACTCAGAAGAAAGGACGTTCAAATGTAACAtgtgttcaaaaacattttcacaGAAAAGTTGTTTGAATGTACATGTATGTGGTTATACGGGAGAAAAGCCATACAAATGTGAAAGTGCTTTGAAGAAACATCTGCACCGTCACGCAAGAGAAAAGCcgttcaaatgtgacatttgcttaaaaactttttcacataaatataGTATGAAAAGACATTTGCTGAGTCACTCAGAAGAAAAGCCatttaaatgtgatatttgtatgaaaactttttcacaaaaatttcatttcaacatACATGTGCGTAGCCACTTAAGAGAAAGaccgtttaaatgtgaaatttgttcaaaaactttttcacagaaAAGTTGTTTGAATGTACATTTGCGTAGTCATACAGGAGATAATCCTtttaaatgtgacatttgctTGAAAGCTTTTCCACAGAAAATCCAATTGAAGACACATTTGCACAATCACAAAGGAGAAAAACCGTTCAAATGCGACATCtgctcaaaaactttttcactgAGATATAATTTAAATACTCATTTACGTAGTCACACAAGTGAAAAACCATAA
- the LOC130447569 gene encoding zinc finger protein 845-like, giving the protein MEQQVIKEEIEIHNDFICNMNIKKELSEEMPSAAFQNVDEISMHPVKQEISDDLNTVLVFEESMIAAKTGECTNLYDKPKIPNKLEHFRIKPDGKHLVRNMIGGIIICELCGLLYTKQIEFLWHFSTRHCIKQKFYQRNRCKKRETMDPAVNEIEKNDIVQLYFKEEEDNFKLSLNECQTLEKSDGDLSGKKPFKCDICLKNFSQKYSLKRHLISHSEEKPFKCNVCMKTFSQKYHFNIHLQSHLGEKPFKCDICPKTFSQNSSLNIHVCGHTGEKPFKCHICSKTFTQKYSLKRHLFLHTGEKPFKCDVCLKTFSEKFHFNLHLHNHTEEMPYKCESALGTHLHSHTREKPFKCDICLKTFSYKFSMKRHLLSHSEEKPFKCNICMKTFSQKFHFNIHLRRHLEERPFKCNICSKTFSQKSCLNVHVCGYTGEKPYKCESALKTHLHRHTREKPFKCDICFKTFSQKSNLNTHLLSHTGEKPFKCEICLKAFSQKYKMKIHLRIHTGENKFKCEICLKTFSHKISLNSHMRNHTGEKPYKCDICSKTFSQKYSMKRHMLLHTGEKPFKCDVCSKSFSEKYHFTLHYRNHTREKPYKFESALTHLLNYKRENPFKCDICSKTFSHKYSLKRHLFLHTGEKPFKCDVCLKTFSEKYHFTLHYRNHSREKPYKCESAFGTNLHSHAREKPFKCDICLKTFSHKYSMKIHMLSHSNEKPFKCNLCMKTFSQKFHFNIHLRSHLGERPFKCEICSKTFSQKSCLNVHLRSHTGDKPFKCDICLKAFPQKIQLKTHLHSHTGEKPFKCDICLKTFSLRFNLNTHLRSHKSGKPYKMAII; this is encoded by the exons ATGGAGCAACAAGTAATTAAGGAAGAAATCGAAATTcacaatgattttatttgtaatatgaatattaaaaaagaattaagTGAAGAAATGCCTAGTGCTGCTTTTCAAAATGTAGATGAAATTAGTATGCATCCTGTTAAACAAGAAATAAGTGACGATCTAAACACAGTTCTGGTATTTGAAGAATCTATGATTGCCGCAAAAACAGGAGAATGTACTAATTTGTACGATAAACCTAAAATTCCAAACAAATTGGAACATTTTAGAATAAAACCAG atgGAAAACATCTGGTTCGGAATATGATTGGTGGGATTATAATCTGTGAGTTGTGTGGATTATTATATACGAAACAAATCGAATTCCTTTGGCACTTTTCCACAAGACATTgtattaaacagaaattttacCAGAGAAATAGATGTAAAAAAAGGGAAACAATGGACCCTGCTGTTAacgaaattgagaaaaatgataTAGTTCAGCTTTATTTCAAAGAGGAAGAAGATAATTTTAAGTTGAGTTTAAATGAATGCCAGACATTGGAAAAAAGTGATGGAGATTTGTCAGGaaaaaagccattcaaatgtgacatttgtctgaaaaatttttcacaaaaatatagtttgaaacGACATTTGATTAGTCATTCGGAAGAAAAGCCTTTTAAATGTAATGTTTgtatgaaaactttttcacaaaaatatcatttcaatatACATTTGCAAAGCCACttaggagaaaagccattcaaatgtgacatttgtccaaaaactttttcacagaaTAGTTCTTTGAATATACATGTATGTGGTCATActggagaaaaaccattcaaatgtcaCATTTGCTCAAAAACCTTTACACAGAAATACAGTTTGAAAAGACATTTGTTTCtccatacaggagaaaagccattcaaatgtgatgtttgcttgaaaacattttcagaaaaatttcatttcaatctTCATTTGCACAATCACACTGAAGAAATGCCATACAAATGTGAAAGTGCTTTAGGGACCCATTTGCACAGTCATACAagagaaaaaccattcaaatgtgacatttgtttaaaaactttctcATATAAATTTAGTATGAAAAGACACTTGTTGAGTCATTCAGAAGAAAAGCCATTTAAGTGTAACATTTgtatgaaaactttttcacaaaaattccattttaataTACATTTGCGCAGACACTTAGAAGAAAGGCCGTTCAAATGTaacatttgttcaaaaactttttcacagaaAAGTTGTTTGAATGTACATGTATGTGGttatacaggagaaaagccatacAAATGTGAAAGTGCTTTGAAGACACATCTGCACCGTCACACaagagaaaagccattcaaatgtgatatttgttttaaaactttttctcaGAAAAGTAATTTGAATACACATTTGCTTAGTCATAcgggagaaaagccattcaagtGCGAAATTTGTTTAAAAGCTTTTTCACAGAAGTATAAGATGAAAATACATTTGCGTATACATACAggggaaaataaatttaaatgtgagatttgtttgaaaactttttcacataaaattagtttaaattcACATATGCGTAATCACACGGGTGAAAAACCAtacaaatgtgacatttgttcgAAAACCTTTTCACAGAAATACAGTATGAAAAGACACATGTTGcttcatacaggagaaaagccattcaaatgtgatgtTTGCTCAAaatctttttcagaaaaatatcatttcactCTACATTATCGTAATCATACTAGAGAAAAACCATACAAATTTGAAAGTGCTTTGACCCATTTGCTTAATTACAAAAGAGAAAATCCatttaaatgtgatatttgttcgaaaactttttcacataaatatagtttgaaaagACATTTGTTTcttcatacaggagaaaagccattcaaatgtgatgtttgcttgaaaacattttcagaaaaatatcattttacttTACATTATCGTAATCATAGTAGAGAAAAGCCATACAAATGTGAAAGTGCTTTTGGGACCAATTTGCACAGTCATGCaagagaaaagccattcaaatgtgacatttgtttgaaaactttttcacataaatataGTATGAAAATACATATGTTAAGTCACTCAAATGAAAAGCCATTTAAGTGTAACCTTTgtatgaaaactttttcacaaaaatttcatttcaatatacaTTTGCGTAGCCACTTAGGCGAAAGGCCgttcaaatgtgaaatttgttcaaaaactttttcacagaaAAGTTGTTTGAATGTACATTTACGTAGTCATACAGGAGATAAGCCTtttaaatgtgacatttgctTGAAAGCTTTTCCACAGAAAATCCAATTGAAGACACATTTGCATAGtcacacaggagaaaaaccattcaaatgcgacatttgtttaaaaactttttcactgagatttaatttaaatactCATTTACGTAGTCACAAAAGTGGAAAACCTTACAAGATGGCAATTATTTGA